In the genome of Phlebotomus papatasi isolate M1 chromosome 2, Ppap_2.1, whole genome shotgun sequence, one region contains:
- the LOC129802010 gene encoding uncharacterized protein LOC129802010, translated as MPKSGSSGGMKRKYNTKDWELLPIMRFLDKTLERRPVFEQLDVLDVCSTIQESPSIINVPETNLERNSDVPCSLDDEMAEEFPSSFDGRSQNIHPEEDHVAVLDPDISCQQQTLVTENQIPGASKNMCQKNQQKRPLENEFPIATKKARANAKTYEDERRTFINKITEILTTSQTTSNDPKNTEERMAQAYADYVKMRFLNWSKEKMIEGFAMLNETIEEIEKKKM; from the exons ATGCCGAAATCAGGGTCCAGTGGAGGGATGAAGAGAAAATACAACACAAAAGATTGGGAGCTTCTTCCAATAATGAGGTTCCTGGACAAAACTTTGGAAAGACGTCCAGTTTTCGAACAATTAGATGTCCTTGATGTATGCAGTACGATCCAGGAGAGCCCAAGTATCATAAACGTACCAGAAACTAATTTGGAAAGGAATTCAGATGTTCCTTGTTCACTTGATGATGAGATGGCAGAAGAATTTCCTTCGAGCTTTG atgGACGATCACAAAATATTCACCCAGAAGAGGATCACGTGGCCGTTCTTGACCCAGATATATCCTGCCAACAGCAAACACTTGTAACTGAGAACCAAATTCCCGGAGCCTCCAAAAACATGTGTcaaaaaaatcagcaaaaacGTCCATTGGAAAATGAATTTCCGATAGCAACGAAGAAAGCCAGGGCAAATGCAAAAACATATGAAGATGAGAGGCGAACCTTCATCAATAAAATTACTGAGATCCTAACAACATCGCAAACAACATCAAATGACCCGAAGAATACAGAAGAAAGGATGGCACAGGCCTATGCAGACTACGTTAAAATGAGATTTCTTAATTGGAGCAAAGAAAAAATGATTGAAGGATTTGCAATGCTGAATGAAACTATTgaggaaatagagaagaaaaaaatgtag